The following are encoded in a window of Risungbinella massiliensis genomic DNA:
- a CDS encoding S8 family peptidase, whose amino-acid sequence MFMVLMLVALLVVPVSVSADSHADTTVSQYAPGELIVKFKDGIMSAQSDSLHKKNKTKVKEKSTKLGVEVVEFDKKTSVEEMMKKYKQDPNVEYVEPNYYFHATWIPNDPYFGTQQWGPQKIQAPAAWDITRSSSSVKIAIVDTGVQSNHPDLSGKVINGYDFVDNDTIAQDGNGHGTHCAGIAAVLTNNGVGISGVAPDAQILAVRVLDNNGSGTLLDVADGIIFSADSNAQVISLSLGGSTGSKTLKNAVDYAWNKGSVIVAAAGNSGNKQRHYPAYYANSIAVASTDSNDEKSYFSTYGNWVDVTAPGSGIYSTYIGSSYRSLSGTSMATPHVAGIAALLAAQGKNNQQIRAAIEKTADQIPGTGTYWRFGRVNAYKAVTY is encoded by the coding sequence ATGTTTATGGTGTTGATGTTAGTCGCATTGTTAGTGGTTCCTGTTTCTGTTTCAGCTGATTCACATGCAGATACGACAGTATCTCAATATGCTCCAGGTGAGTTAATTGTGAAGTTTAAAGATGGAATTATGTCTGCCCAATCTGACTCTTTGCATAAGAAAAACAAAACAAAAGTGAAAGAAAAAAGTACTAAGTTAGGTGTGGAAGTAGTTGAGTTTGATAAAAAGACTTCTGTTGAAGAGATGATGAAAAAATATAAGCAAGATCCAAATGTAGAATATGTAGAACCTAACTACTATTTCCATGCAACTTGGATTCCAAATGACCCTTATTTTGGTACTCAACAATGGGGTCCACAAAAAATTCAAGCACCAGCAGCTTGGGATATTACAAGAAGTAGCAGTAGCGTAAAAATTGCTATTGTAGATACTGGTGTGCAATCTAACCACCCAGATCTGAGTGGGAAAGTGATTAATGGATATGACTTTGTAGATAATGACACGATCGCTCAGGATGGAAATGGACATGGTACCCATTGTGCGGGAATTGCTGCCGTACTCACCAATAATGGGGTAGGAATCTCTGGTGTGGCTCCTGATGCACAAATTTTAGCAGTTCGTGTTCTAGACAATAACGGTAGCGGAACGTTGCTAGATGTTGCAGATGGAATTATCTTCTCTGCAGACAGCAATGCCCAAGTCATCAGTTTAAGTCTGGGTGGAAGTACTGGAAGCAAAACATTAAAGAATGCAGTTGACTATGCTTGGAATAAAGGTTCCGTCATTGTTGCAGCAGCAGGAAACAGCGGTAATAAACAACGACACTATCCAGCTTATTATGCTAATTCTATCGCCGTTGCTTCCACCGATTCCAATGATGAAAAATCGTATTTCTCTACCTACGGTAATTGGGTAGATGTTACTGCTCCAGGTTCTGGTATCTACTCTACCTATATTGGTAGCAGCTATCGTTCCTTGAGTGGTACATCTATGGCAACTCCGCATGTTGCAGGTATAGCTGCCTTACTCGCAGCTCAAGGGAAAAATAACCAACAAATTCGAGCTGCCATCGAGAAAACTGCTGATCAAATTCCAGGAACTGGTACCTATTGGAGATTCGGTCGTGTCAATGCATACAAGGCTGTCACCTACTAA
- the uraA gene encoding uracil permease: protein MKKMQMRMDVHEKPKWHQWILLSFQHLFAMFGATILVPILTGLEPAIALLASGIGTLAYLIVTKGQIPAYLGSSFAFIVPLITVGQNGTHIGEAMFGCLLVGITFGIVSLVIYKAGVGWLNKILPPVVIGSVVIVIGLALAGTAVDMASKETVTQAMPKSAQEWQALGGAIQGVDPSAGTVTVKQYSLTAFLVALATLILSIVASIFFRGFFNVIPVLIGIVGGTVIAYFAGMVDFTPVMEAKWFAMPEFTSPVVSWKAAWIIVPVTLVVIAEHIGHIVVTSNVMGRDLTKKPGLHRSLLGDGISTTISSLLGGPPSTTYGENIGVMAITRIFSVWVIGGAAVMAIAFSFIGKLSALIQTIPTPVMGGVSILLFGIIASSGLRMLIENRVDLNEKRNLVIASVILVIGIGGAILKLTAIHLELEGMALATIVGILLNLILPKSAEEKAEENKQDGAVNSPATDLA from the coding sequence ATGAAAAAGATGCAGATGCGGATGGATGTACACGAGAAGCCAAAATGGCATCAATGGATTTTACTTAGCTTTCAGCACTTATTCGCCATGTTTGGAGCAACGATATTGGTCCCGATTTTGACAGGGCTAGAACCAGCAATTGCCCTTCTGGCAAGTGGGATTGGGACACTTGCTTACCTGATCGTCACAAAAGGGCAAATACCAGCCTATCTTGGATCTTCCTTTGCCTTCATCGTCCCGTTGATTACGGTAGGACAGAATGGAACACACATCGGAGAAGCGATGTTTGGGTGTTTGCTAGTCGGGATCACTTTTGGAATTGTCTCCTTGGTTATCTATAAAGCAGGGGTAGGCTGGCTCAATAAGATTCTCCCACCAGTCGTAATTGGCTCTGTTGTCATCGTAATCGGTTTGGCACTTGCAGGTACGGCAGTAGATATGGCTTCCAAAGAGACTGTAACCCAAGCAATGCCAAAATCAGCGCAGGAGTGGCAAGCGCTGGGTGGCGCAATTCAAGGTGTTGACCCATCAGCAGGAACAGTAACGGTAAAACAATACTCCTTGACGGCATTTTTAGTAGCACTTGCTACCTTGATCCTATCGATCGTAGCATCCATCTTCTTTCGTGGATTTTTCAATGTCATCCCAGTTTTGATCGGAATTGTCGGTGGTACGGTGATTGCTTACTTCGCTGGAATGGTAGATTTCACGCCAGTGATGGAAGCAAAATGGTTCGCTATGCCTGAGTTTACGAGTCCGGTTGTCTCATGGAAAGCTGCATGGATTATCGTACCAGTTACTTTGGTTGTGATAGCAGAGCATATTGGACACATAGTGGTAACGAGTAACGTCATGGGACGTGATCTCACGAAGAAGCCTGGTCTTCATCGCTCACTCTTGGGTGATGGAATCTCGACTACCATCTCCTCGCTACTAGGTGGGCCTCCTTCTACCACTTACGGAGAAAACATCGGTGTGATGGCAATCACTCGAATCTTTAGTGTCTGGGTGATCGGGGGAGCAGCGGTAATGGCAATTGCTTTCTCCTTCATCGGAAAATTATCGGCTCTAATCCAGACCATCCCTACACCAGTCATGGGAGGCGTCTCCATCCTGCTCTTTGGGATAATCGCTTCATCCGGTCTACGAATGTTGATCGAAAATCGTGTCGACTTAAATGAAAAACGTAATCTTGTGATCGCTTCGGTGATCTTGGTAATCGGAATCGGTGGAGCAATACTGAAATTAACCGCTATCCATTTGGAGCTAGAAGGTATGGCTCTGGCAACAATCGTCGGGATTCTACTCAACTTAATCTTGCCAAAGTCTGCTGAGGAAAAAGCAGAAGAGAACAAACAAGATGGTGCAGTAAATTCTCCTGCTACAGATTTAGCCTAA
- a CDS encoding dihydroorotase — protein MKRILKNGSMFVERELVQRDILIDGDQIVEISEEIVAEDAQVIDLTGKFVSAGFIDMHVHLREPGFEKKETIETGSRSAAKGGFTTIACMPNTRPVTDSPEVVERIYQAADKAGYARVLPLGAITVRELGRELTDFAALQNSGIVALSDDGVGVQSSYMMKQAMRKAHELGLAVVAHCEDDTLVQKGCVHDGEFAKKHNLPGIPSECEAIHVGRDILLAEDIGVHYHVCHISAEQSVRLVREAKSRGQKVTAEVTPHHLLLSDADIPAPEGNWKMNPPLRSPKDRQALIEGLKDGTIDIIATDHAPHTAEEKAMSMEEAPFGIVGLETAFPLLYTHLVETGELTLYELVDKMTRKPAELFGLSYGTLEEGQVADIVVLDLDKEQEIDPDTFVSKGKNTPFGGWKVKGWPIMTFYRGLITWNDLV, from the coding sequence ATGAAACGGATTTTAAAAAATGGAAGCATGTTTGTCGAAAGAGAACTAGTGCAACGAGATATTTTAATTGACGGAGACCAGATTGTGGAGATCTCAGAAGAGATTGTGGCAGAAGATGCACAAGTAATTGATCTCACAGGAAAATTTGTTTCTGCTGGCTTTATCGATATGCATGTTCATCTTCGCGAACCTGGGTTTGAGAAAAAGGAAACGATTGAAACAGGATCTCGCTCTGCTGCCAAAGGTGGTTTTACGACCATCGCTTGTATGCCCAATACTCGACCAGTAACGGATAGTCCAGAGGTGGTAGAACGGATCTATCAGGCAGCAGACAAAGCTGGCTATGCTCGGGTCCTTCCATTAGGAGCCATTACCGTTCGGGAACTTGGCAGAGAGTTGACCGATTTTGCAGCCCTTCAAAATTCTGGAATTGTGGCATTGTCTGATGATGGTGTAGGAGTCCAAAGTAGTTACATGATGAAACAAGCAATGCGAAAAGCACATGAACTAGGTTTGGCAGTAGTGGCTCACTGCGAAGATGATACCTTAGTGCAAAAGGGGTGTGTCCATGACGGTGAATTTGCCAAAAAACATAACTTGCCTGGCATACCGAGTGAATGTGAAGCAATTCATGTAGGCCGCGACATCTTACTCGCTGAGGATATCGGGGTACATTACCATGTCTGCCACATCAGTGCAGAACAGTCGGTACGCCTAGTACGCGAAGCGAAATCACGTGGGCAAAAGGTGACAGCAGAAGTAACCCCTCATCACTTGCTCTTGAGCGATGCAGATATCCCAGCTCCAGAGGGGAATTGGAAAATGAATCCGCCTCTGCGCTCACCTAAAGACCGCCAAGCACTGATCGAAGGATTAAAAGATGGCACGATTGATATCATCGCCACCGACCATGCCCCTCATACAGCGGAGGAAAAGGCGATGTCCATGGAAGAGGCACCGTTTGGAATTGTAGGTCTGGAAACTGCTTTTCCACTCCTTTACACCCATTTGGTAGAGACGGGCGAACTGACATTATATGAGCTTGTCGACAAAATGACTCGCAAACCGGCAGAACTGTTCGGACTTTCTTATGGCACTTTGGAGGAAGGGCAAGTAGCAGATATCGTAGTCCTCGATCTAGACAAAGAGCAAGAGATTGATCCAGACACATTTGTCTCTAAAGGAAAGAACACACCGTTTGGTGGATGGAAAGTAAAAGGATGGCCAATCATGACTTTCTATCGTGGTCTCATAACCTGGAATGACTTGGTGTAG
- a CDS encoding ankyrin repeat domain-containing protein has product MNIVNKIKKDDPVFWDTCRLVISGSVEELRERLLEHPQHLHQKTVGVKEELYQVSLLHLVGSADKACLLVELGLDLHVMDDQNNTPLHFAALAGHKEVVTELLSLGADRQTKNRWEQTPLQLAITPEIAYLLDTDPQPLDFDPSLHNLSIYVAAEKGKTEVIRYLLQAGVDPNLLNHEDYMLDDHYKTPLRHAVYIGYVEIARLLLEHGANPNLHPNLYREVYNVGTARLLHSYDTKATPENLDTALWEAIVNVGDSTLVQEYIDYGAPLDKKYLLHDAIRRPDQTNQNHLRIVEMLVQKKPELLHYIHHNESPLHKAIDIRNQPIVDLLIQLGADVNQKNSDGLTPLHIAVINNNKALLEILLHNGADPTVEDQLGLTPYQYAVMKLRTSICQMFDTYFAEQNQDLPKIEKPLSSEEGKQSIFDLQNNLLNIYHIDDINNWVFFRFRLKDFIAFAKKFGFSSIYQTSYYLDQDQVKHFSFNEHGLLEKDLSFAEEFSVEHTLAFHPTNPQYLLSMIRSWDLDSDYNWTQVHIRCSKEMEEQIVSYYYDYWRAQNETYDYYVATSGDILFTYSNQTKSNNFQRLNQYLNECQLRGLEEVWASDFFQ; this is encoded by the coding sequence ATGAACATCGTAAATAAAATCAAAAAAGATGATCCTGTATTTTGGGATACTTGTCGGCTCGTGATCAGTGGTTCTGTAGAAGAACTGAGAGAGAGATTGCTGGAACATCCACAACATTTACATCAGAAAACAGTTGGAGTAAAAGAGGAGTTGTACCAAGTTAGTTTATTACACCTAGTTGGTTCTGCTGATAAAGCATGTCTGCTCGTTGAGCTAGGGCTAGACCTTCATGTGATGGACGACCAAAATAATACACCTCTGCATTTTGCCGCATTGGCTGGACATAAAGAGGTAGTAACAGAGCTCCTATCACTTGGTGCTGATCGCCAAACAAAAAACCGTTGGGAGCAGACACCTTTGCAACTCGCCATCACTCCTGAGATTGCATACCTTTTAGACACTGATCCACAACCCTTAGACTTCGATCCTTCTCTGCATAACTTATCAATCTATGTAGCAGCCGAAAAAGGAAAGACAGAAGTAATTCGCTATCTACTCCAAGCAGGTGTTGATCCCAATCTACTAAACCATGAGGATTACATGCTAGATGACCATTATAAAACTCCGCTTCGTCATGCCGTATATATCGGCTATGTAGAGATCGCTCGCTTGTTGCTAGAACACGGCGCCAACCCAAATCTTCATCCCAATCTATATAGAGAAGTTTACAATGTAGGAACTGCACGTTTATTACACTCTTACGATACAAAAGCAACTCCAGAAAATTTAGATACGGCATTGTGGGAAGCGATTGTGAACGTGGGTGATAGTACCTTAGTCCAAGAATATATTGACTATGGTGCTCCACTTGATAAAAAATATCTTCTTCATGATGCAATCAGACGACCTGATCAGACCAATCAAAACCACCTGAGAATCGTAGAAATGTTAGTTCAAAAAAAGCCCGAACTCCTTCATTATATTCATCATAATGAGTCACCTCTTCACAAAGCAATCGACATTCGAAATCAGCCAATAGTAGATTTGTTAATCCAATTAGGAGCAGACGTCAATCAAAAAAACTCAGATGGACTTACCCCTTTACATATTGCGGTAATAAATAATAATAAAGCTTTATTAGAGATTCTTTTACATAATGGTGCCGATCCCACTGTCGAAGATCAATTGGGATTAACACCATATCAGTATGCTGTAATGAAATTACGAACCTCAATTTGTCAAATGTTTGACACCTATTTCGCTGAACAGAATCAAGATTTACCCAAAATTGAGAAACCATTGAGTTCAGAGGAAGGCAAGCAATCTATCTTTGATCTGCAAAACAATTTGCTAAATATTTATCATATAGATGATATCAATAATTGGGTCTTTTTCCGTTTTCGATTAAAAGATTTTATCGCATTTGCCAAAAAATTCGGCTTCTCATCGATTTACCAAACAAGTTATTATTTAGATCAAGACCAAGTAAAACATTTTTCTTTCAATGAACATGGACTTTTAGAAAAGGACCTTTCATTCGCTGAAGAATTCTCTGTGGAACATACACTAGCATTTCATCCAACCAATCCTCAATATCTTCTTTCGATGATTCGATCATGGGACCTAGATTCAGACTATAACTGGACCCAAGTGCATATTCGATGCTCTAAAGAAATGGAAGAACAAATCGTTTCTTATTACTATGATTATTGGAGAGCTCAAAATGAAACCTACGATTATTATGTAGCAACTAGTGGCGATATATTATTCACGTACTCCAATCAAACAAAATCAAACAATTTCCAACGATTAAACCAATATCTAAACGAATGCCAACTAAGAGGTCTAGAAGAAGTTTGGGCATCTGATTTTTTTCAATAG
- a CDS encoding aspartate carbamoyltransferase catalytic subunit, with the protein MITVLDRQQKRHLLDTKYLSYNEMNEILERASFWEKSQQTGSSPLTHRFVANLFYEPSTRTRFSFEVAEKRLGLQVLNFSADTSSATKGETIYDTVKTLSSIGVDAIVMRHESETAIMELAEQNTGCVLINAGAGKAAHPTQALLDLYTITKQFGTNLKGLKVGIIGDIKHSRVVRSNLWTLKSFGAEVFVSGPEEMRDPEVEQIAPYVLFDRLVCEADVVMMLRVQLERHEAEVFGGVEAYHQAYGLTLGRQQQMKTNAIIMHPAPVNRGVEIADELVEHPQSKIFEQMANGVAIRIAVLERALMGGNA; encoded by the coding sequence ATGATTACAGTATTAGATAGACAACAAAAAAGACACTTACTAGATACGAAATATCTGAGTTATAACGAAATGAATGAGATTTTAGAACGTGCGAGCTTCTGGGAGAAGAGCCAACAAACTGGCTCCTCTCCACTTACACACCGTTTTGTAGCGAATTTATTCTATGAACCAAGTACGAGAACTCGTTTCTCCTTTGAAGTAGCAGAGAAAAGACTAGGGCTACAAGTGCTAAACTTTTCCGCAGATACGTCGAGTGCTACCAAAGGTGAAACGATCTACGATACGGTGAAAACCCTCTCGTCCATTGGAGTAGATGCAATTGTTATGCGCCACGAGAGTGAGACTGCGATCATGGAACTGGCAGAGCAAAATACGGGGTGTGTCCTAATCAATGCAGGAGCAGGAAAAGCAGCTCATCCAACTCAAGCTTTACTCGATCTATACACCATAACCAAACAGTTTGGAACGAATTTAAAAGGCTTAAAAGTAGGAATCATAGGAGATATCAAACACAGTCGGGTAGTGCGCTCTAACTTATGGACGCTGAAATCATTTGGAGCAGAAGTATTTGTCAGTGGACCAGAAGAGATGAGAGACCCAGAAGTAGAGCAGATTGCGCCTTATGTTTTGTTTGATAGATTGGTTTGTGAAGCAGACGTAGTAATGATGCTTCGTGTACAACTTGAAAGACATGAAGCAGAAGTTTTTGGCGGAGTGGAAGCATACCACCAAGCATATGGACTGACATTAGGACGACAACAACAGATGAAAACGAATGCGATTATCATGCATCCTGCTCCAGTAAACCGTGGAGTAGAGATCGCAGATGAGCTAGTAGAACATCCACAGTCCAAGATCTTTGAGCAGATGGCAAATGGGGTTGCGATTCGGATAGCAGTTTTAGAGAGAGCACTAATGGGAGGGAACGCATAG
- a CDS encoding S8 family peptidase: MFMVLMLVALLVVPASVSADSQVDSAASKYVPGELIVKFKDGVMSAQSDSLHKKNKTKVKEKSTKLGVEVVEFDKKTSVEAMMKKYKHDPNVEYVEPNYYFHASWIPNDPYFSTQQWGPQKIQAPAAWDITRSSSSVKIAIVDTGVQSNHPDLSGKVINGYDFVDNDTIAQDGNGHGTHCAGIAAALTNNGVGISGVAPNAQILAVRVLDNNGSGTLLDVADGIIFSADSNAQVISLSLGGSSGTQTLKNAVDYAWNNGSVVVAAAGNSGSTSPSYPAYYTNSIAVASTDSNDVKSYFSNYGSSWVDVTAPGSGIYSTYTGSSYRSLSGTSMATPHVAGIAALLAAQGKNNQQIRAAIENSADKISGTGTYWKYGRVNAYKAVTY; this comes from the coding sequence ATGTTTATGGTGTTGATGTTAGTTGCGTTATTAGTCGTACCTGCCTCTGTTTCTGCTGATTCACAAGTAGACTCAGCAGCTTCTAAGTATGTTCCAGGTGAGTTAATTGTGAAGTTCAAAGATGGAGTTATGTCTGCTCAATCTGACTCTTTGCATAAGAAAAACAAAACAAAAGTGAAAGAAAAAAGTACCAAGTTAGGTGTAGAAGTAGTTGAGTTTGATAAAAAGACTTCTGTTGAAGCGATGATGAAAAAATATAAGCACGACCCAAATGTGGAATATGTAGAGCCTAACTACTATTTCCACGCTAGTTGGATTCCCAATGACCCTTATTTTAGTACTCAACAATGGGGTCCACAAAAAATTCAAGCACCAGCAGCTTGGGATATTACGAGAAGTAGCAGTAGTGTCAAAATCGCTATTGTAGATACTGGTGTGCAATCTAATCACCCAGATCTAAGTGGGAAAGTGATAAATGGATATGACTTTGTAGATAATGACACGATCGCACAAGACGGAAACGGACATGGTACACACTGTGCGGGAATTGCTGCCGCGCTCACCAATAATGGGGTAGGAATCTCTGGTGTTGCACCGAATGCACAAATTTTAGCAGTTCGTGTTCTAGATAATAATGGTAGTGGTACATTGTTAGATGTGGCGGATGGAATTATTTTCTCCGCAGATAGCAATGCACAAGTTATTAGCTTAAGCCTAGGTGGAAGTTCTGGAACCCAAACGTTAAAGAATGCTGTTGACTATGCTTGGAATAACGGATCTGTTGTAGTTGCAGCTGCTGGAAACAGTGGTTCGACAAGCCCAAGTTATCCTGCTTATTACACCAACTCCATTGCTGTCGCTTCCACCGATTCCAATGATGTAAAATCCTACTTCTCCAATTATGGTAGCAGCTGGGTAGATGTTACTGCACCAGGTTCTGGGATCTATTCTACCTACACAGGTAGCAGCTATCGTTCCTTGAGTGGTACGTCTATGGCAACTCCGCATGTTGCAGGGATCGCTGCCCTACTCGCAGCCCAAGGGAAAAATAACCAACAAATTCGAGCTGCCATTGAGAACTCAGCTGATAAAATTTCGGGAACAGGTACCTACTGGAAATACGGTCGTGTCAATGCATACAAGGCTGTCACCTACTAA
- a CDS encoding cation:proton antiporter regulatory subunit, whose product MNIRECELPGVGKKFEIITRNNDKVVIVIHDSGRREIYYFNQGDFEECTANVSFDDSEARQIAAIIGGLTYKPKALETLDLAFDELVIEWFKVESGAKAANQSIGQLNIRQSFDVNIIAIVKRNHQKIHTPGPENRLEEGDTLIMSGVRTQVKNMVKELLTGRRS is encoded by the coding sequence ATGAATATTCGAGAGTGCGAACTTCCTGGAGTAGGAAAAAAGTTTGAAATCATAACAAGAAATAACGATAAAGTTGTTATTGTCATTCATGATAGTGGGCGGAGAGAAATTTATTATTTCAATCAAGGAGATTTCGAAGAGTGTACTGCCAATGTATCCTTTGACGATTCTGAAGCTAGACAAATTGCCGCGATCATTGGTGGTTTGACCTATAAGCCCAAAGCTTTAGAGACCCTTGATCTAGCTTTTGATGAGTTAGTTATCGAATGGTTCAAAGTGGAGTCAGGTGCTAAAGCAGCCAATCAATCTATTGGACAGCTAAATATTCGGCAATCTTTTGATGTAAATATTATCGCCATTGTAAAACGAAACCATCAAAAAATTCATACCCCTGGTCCCGAAAACCGCCTAGAAGAAGGAGACACACTTATTATGTCCGGCGTGCGTACACAAGTAAAAAATATGGTCAAAGAATTGCTAACTGGAAGGCGGTCTTAA
- a CDS encoding GyrI-like domain-containing protein, which yields MMSISITESRVILLHSFTLIGTSKTTSNTAEMSGNGIIAKQWENFYQNNIHAQILNKKDTSILALYTDYESDETGSYTYALGAQVEDTVDVPEGMEKIIIPPAKYVVFTTSKGPLQEVSVEAWKYIWEWSKQNERAFLADFEVYDERASDPQNAQVDIYISIK from the coding sequence ATGATGTCTATATCCATAACAGAGAGTAGAGTCATACTACTTCATTCTTTCACATTGATCGGGACTTCTAAGACCACAAGCAATACAGCAGAAATGAGTGGCAATGGGATCATTGCAAAACAATGGGAAAATTTTTATCAAAACAATATACATGCCCAAATACTAAATAAAAAAGATACTTCCATTCTTGCGTTATATACAGACTATGAATCAGATGAGACGGGAAGCTATACTTATGCTCTTGGTGCACAAGTAGAGGATACTGTTGATGTACCAGAAGGTATGGAGAAAATTATCATTCCACCAGCCAAGTATGTGGTTTTCACTACTAGCAAAGGACCGCTTCAAGAAGTGAGTGTCGAGGCGTGGAAATATATTTGGGAATGGTCGAAACAAAATGAGCGAGCTTTTTTAGCTGACTTTGAGGTCTATGACGAGCGAGCAAGTGATCCGCAAAATGCGCAGGTAGACATATACATATCGATTAAATAA
- the pyrR gene encoding bifunctional pyr operon transcriptional regulator/uracil phosphoribosyltransferase PyrR, with protein sequence MPRFHNRKKADRMSKTILDESAIRRALTRIAHEILERNKGVKDCILVGVKTRGVFLAERLAERIYQIEGERVLIGELDITLYRDDLTEKGEQPELRETNVPDIQGKRVVLVDDVLYTGRTIRAAMDALIDLGRPESIQLAVLVDRGHRELPIRPDFVGKNVPTAKNELVSVTLSEVDEQADAVVLRTR encoded by the coding sequence TTGCCCAGATTTCATAACAGAAAGAAGGCAGATAGGATGAGCAAAACGATACTGGATGAGTCAGCAATTCGTCGAGCTTTAACCCGGATCGCTCATGAGATTCTAGAGCGGAACAAGGGTGTAAAAGATTGTATCCTGGTAGGGGTGAAGACACGAGGTGTGTTCTTGGCAGAACGGCTCGCCGAACGGATTTATCAGATTGAAGGAGAGCGAGTCCTAATCGGAGAGTTAGATATTACGCTATATCGCGATGATCTTACTGAAAAAGGTGAACAACCAGAGCTTCGTGAGACGAATGTCCCCGATATTCAAGGAAAACGAGTCGTGTTAGTAGATGATGTACTCTACACTGGACGTACTATTCGTGCGGCGATGGATGCGCTTATTGATCTAGGACGACCAGAGTCAATCCAGCTTGCAGTACTGGTCGATCGAGGACATCGAGAACTACCTATCAGACCAGATTTTGTCGGGAAAAACGTCCCAACTGCCAAGAATGAATTGGTATCAGTGACGCTTTCCGAAGTAGATGAGCAAGCAGATGCCGTCGTATTACGAACAAGATAA
- a CDS encoding cation:proton antiporter, producing the protein MNHLVLEVGTALILVAIAALLAGKLKFSIIPFLILLGMAVGPHAPQFGIIDLTFVESSEIIEFFGRIGVLFLLFYLGLEFSIGKLIKSGRSIAIGGSIYILINFSLGLIYGYIAGFSILEILIIAGVITISSSAIVAKVLVDLRRTANPETELILGIIMFEDIFLAVYLSVISGLILGGTASLSGTLLSVGIALIYMLLFFVLARKATPLFNRLLNISSDEIFILVVFATLFFVAGFSETIHVAEAIGALLLGLVFSETEQGKRIEHLVIPFRDFFGAIFFFSFGLSIDPFSLGQSVWLALGAVVLTIIGNFVAGMIAGRRAALSHKASSNIGLTIVSRGEFSIIMANLGISGGLSASLKPFAALYVLILAILGPLLTKESKRVFEYLNKIFKWKKYSDKGIPSWEK; encoded by the coding sequence ATGAATCATTTGGTTCTAGAAGTCGGTACAGCTTTGATTCTAGTTGCAATAGCTGCCCTACTGGCAGGAAAACTAAAATTTTCTATCATCCCCTTTTTAATTTTGTTGGGAATGGCAGTAGGTCCTCATGCTCCTCAATTTGGCATTATTGATCTTACCTTCGTCGAGAGCTCTGAGATTATTGAATTCTTCGGGCGGATTGGAGTATTGTTTTTACTATTTTATCTTGGTTTAGAATTCTCCATCGGTAAGTTAATCAAATCCGGGCGTTCCATTGCCATTGGAGGATCTATTTATATTCTGATTAACTTTAGCCTTGGCTTAATATATGGATACATAGCAGGTTTTTCTATTCTTGAAATCCTGATTATCGCTGGAGTGATTACCATTTCCTCTAGTGCTATCGTAGCAAAAGTATTAGTCGATTTACGAAGAACAGCCAATCCTGAAACAGAATTAATACTAGGGATTATCATGTTTGAAGATATATTTTTAGCTGTTTACCTATCCGTAATTTCAGGGTTAATACTTGGCGGCACGGCATCCCTAAGCGGAACATTACTATCTGTGGGAATAGCTTTGATTTATATGCTATTGTTCTTTGTTCTAGCTCGAAAAGCTACTCCGCTTTTCAATAGATTACTCAATATCTCATCAGACGAAATCTTTATCCTTGTTGTATTTGCTACCCTGTTCTTTGTGGCAGGATTCTCCGAAACAATCCATGTAGCAGAAGCAATTGGAGCCTTGCTATTAGGATTGGTTTTTTCCGAGACAGAGCAGGGTAAACGAATTGAACATCTTGTTATTCCGTTCCGTGATTTCTTTGGTGCAATTTTCTTCTTTAGTTTTGGATTGAGTATCGATCCCTTTTCATTGGGTCAATCAGTCTGGCTTGCGCTTGGAGCTGTCGTGTTAACCATTATTGGAAATTTTGTGGCAGGCATGATCGCAGGAAGAAGAGCAGCGTTATCCCATAAGGCCTCTTCTAATATTGGACTAACCATTGTGTCTAGAGGAGAATTTTCTATCATCATGGCGAACTTAGGGATATCTGGTGGTTTGTCGGCTAGTTTAAAACCTTTTGCTGCTTTATATGTATTGATACTAGCTATACTAGGACCCCTATTAACCAAAGAATCCAAACGAGTATTTGAATACCTCAACAAAATTTTTAAGTGGAAAAAATATAGTGATAAAGGCATACCAAGTTGGGAGAAGTAA